A segment of the Acomys russatus chromosome 30, mAcoRus1.1, whole genome shotgun sequence genome:
ACTGGCGTTACTCAGCTTGGCAGTTTCTTCTCTCTGAAggtcttcctccttttcctccacgGTCTCAATGTCATGATTCTTTGTTTGGtccttttccttgtgttttttaGACTTCTTTTTGGACTTCTTGTGAGATACTGGATGGTTCTCTTCCATAGGCGTTGGACACTTTAGCAGAGCTGAGCCAGGGGGCACCGTTTCCAGACAAGTCCTAGAGGTATATTTGTCTTGCTGGTCCTCAAAGATGCTACCATTTTGACTAAAACTGTCAACAGGTAGGTCTTGAGTTCCCCGGCCTTCTGGAGTGCTAGGGGAATTGGAGTTGGAATTTACAGTCTGAGGAGGATTTGAGACAGGCAGGTGGGTTGAAGgcagtggtgagggtgtggagatgGCAGCATCCGCAGGGGGCGGTAGGAGGCCTGCAGACTTTTCACTGGTGGGATTCAAATGGCCATTTAATGTTGGTGGGACTCTGTTTGTCAGGTGAGATATTCGAGCTTTTTTGTTCATTAAAGGATCAATGAAATCTGAATCCAGAGGCCGTTTCTGGGGgttggaggggagaaaagagtAAGCTTTGACAGCTGAGCAGCCTACTCATCCATACTATACTCTAAGCTTAGTCAAAATGAAATCAcaacagacacccccccccccccccaaaacacacacacaaacacacacatgcggggagggggaagaagagagaacacaCCGTCTAACAATCCCAAACCAAATGTAAAGCCAATATTAGTGCCAAGCAGAGCTTCTAGATCTTCTAGGCTACCCTGAGTCCCAGAAACTACTCTGACTTATGTGCACTAGACCACTCAGGACAAATCTCCTCAAATCAATAAACTAAGTCACAAACTAAAGGGTCCTCCAATGTCTAGTAGAGGGCTTTTCCCCAAGTGTGATCTTTTCCCACCCCTTAACTAAGGAGAAGGAGCTATTGTCCATGGTGGCTGCAGTTGGCCCTCTCTGGCTTGGTGTGCACTAGTAAGGCTGGTGAAGGGCAATGTGCCCACACTCTGGTTGTGAGTGTGTTGACTGTCACTTAGCAGTTTAACCATCAGCACATAGTGAATGGGCCCATCCTGTAGATTCAGCTGTCCTTGTTGAAATGCCATTTTAGTTTTTCACCGTACATCTATGCTCACAATGTTGTAAACTGACTTTAAGAAGAGGCATTTAAAACATGCCACCCCTTTTCAATTTGTCCCAAACATATTTTCCATAAGAATGTTCAAGACACATTTCAGATAAAATCAAGTATCTTCAATTTTTCATGTAACCCCAAAGCTGAAAACTTTACCATAAACTGAAGTTTAAAAATGGCAAGCAAGATATGCATTAAGTACTTTGACAGGCAGCTTGGCATAGTGTAAAGAATTCTAGATTGCGGTCAAAACTGAAGCCTGGGCATGAATGAGTTGTGGGCTTTGGGCAGATAATCTGTACAGTTTCCCTCACTCATAAATCAGAGACTGACTGAGCGCACTGACCTGCTGGcaggcctgtgatctcagaacttCCTGACATACCTGAGGAGATGAGGCAGCATCCTTGCTGGAACACATGGGAGACTCTGACCGGCTAGTGCCAGCATTCTGAGACGGGTTTAGTTTTCTGtaaaggaaaacacattttttccaGGTAATAAAGAGGCCTCTGAAGTGCACATAAGGCTAGCCTTGCTTCTTAATCCCATCTCAACAGTAAAATAACACTGTGACTAGAACATTACTTGTTTGtgccattttttaaagacaaaagggagggagggtcccTTACCTAGAGAGCACCGACTCCAGTGACCGCCTGTCTGTCTCGCTGTAACCTGGCCAGTCTCGCTGGAGCTCCTTAAACACATAATCCTTTAAAGTGTAGGAGAGATCCTTAGGATTCAGATTGGCTACCTGCAGCAAAGTGAAAACAGAGCATTAGCTACTTTTGCTGGGAATATAAAACAGGCTACACGTGATCCCCCTGGAAATATACTCAAGGGATGCTACATCCTATCACACAGACACTTGTGTCTTCATTGCTACCCTACTCATTCTAGCAAGGAAATGAAGACAGTCTAGCTGTCCATCTTCtgttgaagaatggattaaaaaaatgtggcacatacatgtatacacatgcacagtgatttatttattttttacttagccattaagaaaagtgaaatttacaggaaaatagatggaattgGAAAATATCATATTAAGTGAAGGAATctagtctcagaaagacaaaaaccctCATGATCTTTCTTACGTGTTTACCTTAATGTTTGATTTTTGCAGGTATGTAGTTTTATAAGCTAATCCATGCCACCAGAGCCATATGAAGGTCAGGAGAGAAccctgtggagtcagttctctccttccaccttagtATGGGTTCTGAGGAGCAACTCTAACCACCAGACCTGCAGAGCAAgcccttttacccactgaaccacttcCAGTGCTGCTGAGTCACAGGGAAAATCCATGGCCACTTCCATTAAAGCCGAAAACAAACAGGACCTAATGTCAGGTTACAAGCCCTCAGTGAGCAGCAGCAATGCCTGTACAATTGCTATCAATTTTGATAatcttgtctttcctttcttttttggtaacCAAGTTTATTCCTTGTATCTGCCAGCTTTCCTGGAGAACTATTTGTTCAAGGCCCTTGAAATCCCCTCAGAACGATAAGCTAGATCAGAAATTAAAGGTTCCTCAGATCTGCTACAGGACTTTTCCCCAAGTGTAGTCTTTTCTTACCCCTTAATTACAATTCCTAGAATGTCCAGGGCAATAATCTACTTACAACACAAATCTATAGGCTTATGCCATTAAAAAATTTTACTAACAGCTTCATAcgttatataatgaattttagtcattttatcCAAGTAGCCTTCGTTCTCATCCGCTCAACAAGTCTCCCTCCTACCCACTAAAAATACTTACGGTAGGAACAAGGTATGCCTGCCTGTAAATATGGGAATGGTCTTTGCATGCTATCAGATTTAATAGTGCTTGTCACAGATGAACACTAATTTAGGATTAATGTTGCCATAAAGtagcagtaaataaataaacaaatagaagcTGCACCTGGACTTGCTCTGAGGTGTAACGTACAGaacaatggttttctttttctgttctctctgacaATATGCTAAGGAACTCCACACCTGTACCATAGTTCCCTCCTGGGGTTTTCGTGTGGATggacagcttcccctccctcagaGGTCACTTCCCTCCCTCAGGGTCTTTCTTTTAATGTCTCCTATGCTCATGCCTTTCTATGGGGCTGTGCTCAGTAACGGCCTCctgcttgattttcttcttctcctacATGAATTCACTCAACTGCAACATTTACAATGCCCAGTCTGTAGGCTAATCGCTAAATGGCTCCAGCCCTAAATGCTCTTTGAATATGAAATTGCCCACCGACATCTACTGGATATGTCTAATAGACATTTCCAAAGAGAATCTTTGTGGCACCTTGGCCCACCGCAGCCCTCACACCTGCCCGCTTTCTGTAATTCTCTAATCAGTAGCTCAATATCCACTGAACTGCTCTGTGCAAAATGTACTCATAACCCCAGGACCCATTCTTTCATTCTTCATCTCTGTTAGCAAGTCTTTTCTCAAAATGTATCTCTACCTTATGAAACCAACTCCGCCATACTGCCAAGACATCACCCCTTGATTCTGCACTAGACTCACTGAAGCAGTCTTTCTCCTCTGCTCTCGACCTCTACAAGCCACCCTTGCCAAAAAAATGAGTGGTCTTTTTCGAAGTATAGAACAGATTACAGCATATTCTTCCTTAAACTCCAATGTTACTTCCCATCTAACTCAAAATCAAATGGATCACCTCATCTCTGGTCTGCCATGCCTAGAACTTAGTCTCCATCCCTTCTACCAGGCTTCCAGAAACAATGATTTTCCTCGTCTTCTGCTTTCATTTCAGTTAAGAGGTAGCCATCCAAAAAAGAGGCCCCAGTACTCCCCTTTATGAGTGGGTCTCTGGCTCAGCCCCTCTCAGTGCCACATCCTTCCTGAATTTATCTTGTGGATGCACTTCAGAAAGCCACGGATTAGCTGGTTGTGGGGTAAGCACAGGGCTTTAGCACCTTATGATGTTATCTGGTATAGTTCAGGCAGTCATTAACTCTATGATTCCCACAGTCCCCCATATAAAATTAATCTAGATTTATGTATCTTTCCATATACTATAAATAATCTCAAGGTTACTTACAATAGCcagcaaatataaatattatatacaagGTTGTTATATGTTATTATTTGGGGAATAATGGCAAGGAATAAAGTCTGGGTATGTTTAGTATAGATGCAATGAAAAAACTGTGATCTTCAATTAGCTGAACTCGTAGGTGTGTGTAGAGCCTATTGATACAGAGGACCAGCTGCACCAAATGAATGGAAGGAAAGTGATGAATGTGAGTTTGACTCAAACGTCCAAAGGCTAAGACCAAGATTATTCAGGTTTATCAagttgctgtttttatttattctaaggAAAAGGAAGCTATATATTTGTACACCAACTTAATGACAAACAGTTTTAAACCACATCTCCTTGTACATAGTTAAGtattttactatttaaattaataacattCACAGCAtgctcaaagaaaacaacaatatcCATTAGCCTCGGCATCTTTGCTAGCTAGTTGGTGATAAAATAATCATGGTTTGATAATCTGCTTATTCTGTGACTGACTCTACATCTTTTCATGTCAGTTTTGGTCGCTTTCACAAAGCAAAAGTCATATTAGCTGTTACGATGCTCAGGATAAGGGACAAACAGGTAAGTAGCTTAAGTCAAAGTTATTAAGATATGCCTGTTTTCTACCTTGTGAAGATAAAATGATATATGCATCAAACGCCTAGCCACACTCTTCCTGGCATGAATTGCGGAAGTGGTAGGTAGGCCAATAACTCTGTATCTGTTTCCCCTAGTCTAGTGGTTTCAGCTCATATTGAACATCCTAATTATTCAAGGCCTTTATATAATATTGGTGCTTACATCCTTCTTCCAGATACTTCATTGATTTGTGTCGAGTGGAATCTAGCACAGGcacttttctccccttttctttctttgctttttaatttttttttattttttgagattttgagatagagtttttctgtgtagccctggctgtcctggaactctctctgtatatcagcctggccctgaactcatagagatccacctgcctgtgcctcctgagtgctaggattaaaggcatgcatcgtcgccgccaccactaccacccaggtAGCACATGCACTTCTTAAAAGGGTCCTTGGGATATTGAAATGTATAGCTAAGATGAAACTATACTCAATGATTCTGCAAAAAACCTGATCAATAACTCTCAGACCCAATTGTTCAGGATCAAGTATTTCCATTTTAAGATATGTCTATCCATACTTAAAACACAGTAGTAGCTTGTACTCTCCGTCATTTTGTCCTATTTATCTTCTGTCTCAGAGGGTGATACACAGATTTTTCTCGAGATGTACTTACCATGTATTTTGTGATATGCAACCTGGCTCTCTTTCCCCAATAGAAGACTGATccaacacactctctctcatatTCATTTCCCCTTTTTATCCTTTCTCTTTAGTTTTAATAAGGGCTATCTGACATAtagattaaatataaatttaaattattttcactgggcagtggtggtatacaactttaatcccagaagagggaggcacaggcaggcctgttctacaaagagagtttcgggacagccagaactacacagaacaACCCTGATGTCCTAATTTAATAATATTCAAGAGTTATATTTTGTACATGAGATTTCACTGTCTCTAAAATAGTGACAATATTAATAACAAGAGCCACAGAGGTTTTACAGCCAGAACTCACTCTAGCTACAGATGGCCCTGAACTTGGgatgattcttgtgccttctgagTGCTCTGATAGGCATGTGCTGTTTTTATGaggtcctgggggggggggggtcaatccAGGGCTTCAAGCCCACAAGGAAAGCACCATATCAACTAGGCTACACCCACCGAGGGCTCTGAAGCTCAACAGGAGGTACTTACACATCCCGCACTCTAGCTGTCCTCACCTGTTGCAGAATTGCTCCCAAGGAGTTCTTGTCTTTTTGATTGACACCATCTCTCTGCAGTCGGGCAAGCAGCTCAGGTTTCTTGTAGGCTTTTAGCGCCAGTAAGTGAATGACCCTGTCCCTGTATGGCCTCTGAGAAACGCTGCTGCCACCGTGTGTCTTTCGAATTGTATTTGCAGGGTTCATGGGGGTTGACCGTTTCCTCTCAGGCACTGCATCTGAGACTGCTTGAGGTGCTTTCCGTATTTGCACTCTTTTCCCTAAAGTTCAGTGGAAAAGACACTGTTATAGAGCTATGCACTGTAATATAATGAGCATTTCAGCTTCCACATCCAATTTAGGTAACTttaaatttctagaaaaaaatgtcattttatttcaaattttactcTGAAGAAACATACCAACAGGAAGTATTCTAATGAAGCTGCCTAAAATATGGAGTAGGAATGTTAGtaggataatttttaaagtaaatattagaGATGTGCCTTTGCCATTTAGCTACGCATGGACAATAATTAGTGATACaaacaacagaacagaacacGTCAGATTGTTAACTCTTTGCCGACGGGTAGAAATAAGGTAATTCTGATGCTGCCTTGCATTACTTATACAGTACTGAAATCTTCATGTAATGCATCACGTCTAAAAGAGCAGATGTGACTAGAAACAGGAACTCAATACTAAGGGATATTGCCTCACAATAAATAACACCAGGAAACACGTGTCAGACTTCGCAAGAAAACACACTACCCCAGGCAGTGGCGTAGAACCTGCGCATACTGGGAGCCACTAGCGATAGAGATGGTCCTTCTCGCTAAACAGTAACACATTTTAGGAGTAAAATCCAGccaaccaagcacacacacacaccgcagaAGAGAAGACAATAGGCCTGTTATTATAAACTACACAGACAGGTCAAGTATAGGCATGGAAATGGTACAGGAAGACAGCACTCCCTCAGGGCCAGTGTTGTTTTTGTCAGTAACGCTTTCTGCCTGGACAGAATACTGACAAGTGGCAAGTGGCACCTTCTAGAAAATGTGTGCTGGAAGTGACCTAAGAACCCTCGCTACTCAAATCTATTCGGATAGCACGTCCTACTTGTCTCTAGTAACTGCTCCTTTGTGAAGGACAGAAAGCAACATAAAATCCTTTATAATTTCTAAAGTAGAATCTCTTGGCTTATTTATTACACCTTATGCCCAACTCCATCCTGTCTGGTTAAGGAGAAGTGGAACCGGAAATGAATGCAACAAATGGGGTGACTGCACTAGGAATAAGTCTAAGAAGTACAAACGATGGATAAGTAAGAACAATTCTCATGAGCTGTGTCTGAAGATAAATCAGTTTCAGGTAAATCTACTGTTTCTCTCCAGGCTGGGCCCAGACAGAACTTAGGAATCACCCTAACTCATTCCTAGGAAACTTATGTCAGCTGGTCAAGTTCTTTGCAATTTGGACACAAGTGATGGCAAATACCAGATAAAATTACTGTCTAGTGAAGGAACATAGCACTAAGGGATACCGCCTCATAAGACAACTAAATTTAATTATGTGAAGTTTTAGAGGCAAACATATAaccatgttttatatattttataatttagaaaCAGCTGGATCAACATTATATGGAAAAGGACTAATATTTAGCATGTACCAGTTATGGTGTGGTGAAGAGAAGGCTATGTATACTAAAAATCTTCAAgccagtaggttttttttttaaaaggtgagccTTATCTCCATTTCACAGTTGAGAGATCTGGGGTTTTCAGTGGAAGATGCTCAAAATAGTAAAGTGTAtcccggcgtggtggtgcacgcctataatcccagaactcgggaagcaaaggcaggtggattgctgtgagttcgaggccagcctggtctacaaagcaagtctaggacagccaaggctacacagagaaaccctgtctcaaaaaaccaaaagaaaaaaaaaaaaaaaaaaaaaaaaaaaaaggaaagtgcttACTTAGCATGGTAGGAAGGCCTGTGATTACGCCCAAATCTCCTCACTTGTACCTCTTCGTGGGAAAGGTTTTATGACCAAATGCCTAATTCTGTCCTGCTGTTTCCTGTTGGGCTGTAAGCTCTGTGAGGGCAGGGCCATGGCTGCCTTCCACCAGCACAATGAGTCAGTACTAATGACAGAACAGCAGCAAGCAGAGGCGCAGGAGTCAACATAATCTCTACTTTCCCAAATTGC
Coding sequences within it:
- the Ell2 gene encoding RNA polymerase II elongation factor ELL2; amino-acid sequence: MAAGGAAGLREEQRYGLACGRLGQDNITVLHVKLTETAIRALETYQSHKNLIPFQPSIQFQGLQGLVKIPKNDPLSEVHNFNFYLSNVGRDNPQGSFDCIQQTLSSSGASQLNCLGFIQDKITVCATNDSYQMTRERMTQAEEESRNRSTKVIKPGGPYVGKRVQIRKAPQAVSDAVPERKRSTPMNPANTIRKTHGGSSVSQRPYRDRVIHLLALKAYKKPELLARLQRDGVNQKDKNSLGAILQQVANLNPKDLSYTLKDYVFKELQRDWPGYSETDRRSLESVLSRKLNPSQNAGTSRSESPMCSSKDAASSPQKRPLDSDFIDPLMNKKARISHLTNRVPPTLNGHLNPTSEKSAGLLPPPADAAISTPSPLPSTHLPVSNPPQTVNSNSNSPSTPEGRGTQDLPVDSFSQNGSIFEDQQDKYTSRTCLETVPPGSALLKCPTPMEENHPVSHKKSKKKSKKHKEKDQTKNHDIETVEEKEEDLQREETAKLSNASPSPNEGVEGCTASTEPSSTIELPDYLLKYIAIVSYEQRQNYKDDFNAEYDEYRALHARMETVARRFIKLDAQRKRLSPGSKEYQNVHEEVLQEYQKIKQSSPNYHEEKYRCEYLHNKLAHIKRLIGEFDQQQAESWR